The Pandoraea apista genomic interval CCGGCGAACCTCTCGGCGATGAGCGACAAGGAGCTGGCCGTCTACAGGCTGATCCGCGCCCACTACCTCGCGCAGTTCCTGCCGCACCACGAATTCGACCGGACGGTGGCGCAGCTTACGTGCGGCGGGCAGTCGCTGGTCGCGGTCGGTAAGCAGATCGCGGTGGCCGGATGGCGCCAGGTACTGGCGGCGCCGGAGCCCGACGACGCGGACGGCGAGGAAGCGCAGCGCGGCCAGGTGCTGCCGGCGCTGCGTGCTGGAGCTTCCTGCCAGGTCGGCCAGGTCGATCTGAAGGCGTTGAAGACGCTGCCGCCCAAGCCCTACACGCAGGGCGAGCTGGTCAAAGCCATGAAGGGCGTCGCCAAGCTCGTGACCGACCCACGCCTGAAGCAGAAGCTCAAGGACACCACGGGCATCGGCACCGAGGCCACGCGCGCCAACGTCATCAGCGCCTTACTGGCACGCGGCTATCTTGTGAAGAAGGGCCGTGCCATCCGCGCATCGGATGCGGCTTTCACGCTGATCGACGCGGTGCCGGCGGCCATCGCCGATCCGGGCACGACGGCGGTGTGGGAGCAGGCGCTGGACATGATCGAGGCCGGCCAGATGACGCTGGACACCTTCATCGCCAAGCAATCGGCCTGGGTCGCCCAGCTCGTGCAGCAGTACCGCGGCGCAACGCTCCCCCTCAAGCTGCCGCCCGCGCCGAGCTGCCCGCAGTGCGGCGCCCCGATGCGCCAGCGCACTGGCAAGAACGGCGCGTTCTGGTCGTGCAGCCGCTACCCGGACTGCAAGGGCACGGAGCCGGTCGAAACCGCGACAGGCAAGCCCGCAGCGCCAAGCCCGCGGCGTCGGTCTCCGAAGGCGAGCTGACGCCCACGTTTCCCTCTGCCACGCCGGCTGCTGCCGACGGCGGGGCAAACCTCCCGCACCCCGCGGGACTCCCCAGCGCGCGTTCCCTTCTGCAACGGTGTGCGCGTCCTGCAGGCCCATCACGGCCTGCTGGGCGAGAAGGTCATTTCTCCCCGGATCGCGTTCGCCGCGGTTCCCCTGATCGAGGTGCTTCCGCCGATACGCGAGCGGTCTCCTGACGCCTTGGTGTGCAAAACTGCGAGGCGCCAGGAGACCGCTTGCGGTCGACGGTATTCGGTGCCGGTGCCCGCCGGCGGAACAACGGGCTCCCTTTGTGTGTGGATGCACGCCAGAGGATTCCGGCCCCCAGCCACGAAACGGGCCGGGTGAGATTGCTGACGCAGCGAATGGCTTTGACGATGGCCTGGCCTGCTTGCAGCCCACAGGTGGATTGATTTCTCTCCAGCCGAAGCCTTGCGAGGCTTCGGCGCCTTTGTCGTGGGCGAACGGAATCGTGCATCGCTGCTCTTGCCAGCGCTCGGCCCAAACTGGACGGCGTTCGGTTCCGTTTGATCAGCGACGGAGTGCCGCCGCGCTTTCATTCTTCCCGCATGTGTCGCTGACGGTCGTCAGCACCATGCCCTGGCAGCCCCGGTCCTCAAGGCTGCAACGCGGTTCGCCGCGTTGACCGATCCAGTCCGCTTCGCACCGACCACCGCGGACGCGCGTCGCCACGACGCGGGTGCTTTTCATGTTCAACCCTTCGGGAGGTATCCGCTCCCGTCAGGGCGTGGTGCTCCCGGTCTTCAACCAACAGGAGAAAACCATGTCCCTTGCGCTCGCATCGGCACCTTTGAGTGCTGAACAGGCCCGAGCCGAATCCATCGGCTACCAGGCCCTGGCCTGCGTCGGCAAGCGCCTGCCCCTGCAAGTGCTGTGCAGCGCAGCCGGCCACTACATCGGCACCGCCGATGCGGACGGCCCGGTCTCGCGGGAGTCGGTCAGCTACTTCCGCTCGCACCACGCCGCCGAGCACGCCCTGCAAACGGGCCGCTGGCAGCAGCGCCTCCACCCGTGATGTCCAACCACCAGGAGCCCATGTCATGAACCGTGCCCTGCCTCAAGAGGTACTTGATCAGATCGAGCTGGAACACCAGCACTTCGCCGCCGCGCCCCAAGCCTTCTTCGAGGCGTGGAAACGCGGCGTCGACATCGCCGGAGCCGAATGGTTCGGCGACGGCACCCACGAAGGCCTGCAGCGTGCCACCACCAAGTGGGATCTGCGGCCGAAGCTGCTGATGCTCAACGATGCCCTCGGCGTCCTGAGCAGCGGCCAGCGGATGTTCCTGTCCGCGATGGTGAGCTTCTACAACGCCCGCGAGGGCGGTGCGATGCTCAAGCGTTGCGGCTTCGAGGGTCTGTCCGACCTGGGCGGCCTCGACCTGGAACGGCGCAAGGTCGTCGCCGACCTGACGCTGAACTACAACGGCTGGTGAGCCGCGCTGCGGCCTGCCGACGTTCTTCTTTTCTTCCCACCCCACGAGGGACATGCGTCCCTGCATGGGGCCATGTCCCTCCTTTTCTTGAAAGGAGTGATTCATGTCCCCTGACTTTTCCATCGGTCTGCTCGTGACCGACGACGACATCGATGCGGTCATCCTTGAAGGCTGGCCGGCCGACGTGCGCAAGCCGCGCATCGTGGTGTTCGACTACGCCGGCAATGATGTGCCCGACGAGTATGTGCTGCATGTCAGCAGCGGAACCCCGAATACCGGATTGACCGGGCGCGAGGTGTTCCCGGTCGAGTACGGACCCGACTGCCGCTACCCATCGCCCGCTGAAGTCCTTTCGGTGCTCGATGCACCTAAGCCGGCCGGAAAACCTTCCGCGCTGAGCATCGCCCGCAACGTGCACCAGAGCATCCTCAACCTGGATGCGCGGCTGGATCGCCTGGAGCAGGCGCCGACCGGCGACGACTACAACCGCCTGTACCAGCTTGCGAATGGCGGCCTGCTCGACCTGTTGAAGGCGCTGGGCGACCCGTCCTCTACCGCTGCCGGCTGACCGGCTGCCACTTCATCCACCCGCTGGGGTTCAATCCCCAGCAGGGGATTGCCTCGGCCATCCCCTGCTGGAGAAATCCCATGTCCTACTCGAACAACAATCCCTTTGTCCGCGGCTACGGCGGCCTGTCCGTCCAGCGGCTGCTCGCCATCTCCTACGACGACGACTGCCCGCTGACCTACCTGCCGCTGCATCCTTCGCAGTCGAATCTGCCGGACAGCCAGGTCGAACGGCGGGCCTGCATCTTCTCGGACGACTTCGTGCTGATCACCGAGGACCAGGTGGTCCCCAACGAGTTGCAGGCGCAATGCCGCAGCCACGGGCTCGCCCGCAACGTGGTCTATGCCGTGATGGCCGAGGAAGACGGCAAGCCACTGCACGTGGGCGACACTTACTCCGAAGAAGCGGCGCGGGAAGTCGTGCGGCGCCTGCGCTATGAAACCGGCTACTACAGCCGGTGCTGGGAAATCAGCAGCGCGCACCTCGACGCCGACGCACACCGCTTCCTCGCCGAACTGGCGGACATCGCCACGCCGACGCTGTTCCTGTTCGTCGCCTTCCGCATCCCGTACGGCCCGGCCATCGGGTTGAAGCTGATCGCCACGCCCTGGACCGACGAGAACCTGCGCGCGGTCGAAGGCATCACGGCCAAGCGGCTGATGCAGGAGCATCGCAAGAAGGGCATGCCGGAATCCCTCATGCACGTGCTGCACCTGGCCGCGCTCGCCGACGTGCGCATGCTGGTCTTCGATGCCGATGCGCAGGTGCTGGACGGCCTGCCGATCTACGACGACTGACACCACCTTTCGAGCCCCCACGCGGGGCTCGTATTCCTTCTGGACGAAGCCGGTGGACGCGCAGTGCCGATTCCCCCGCGTCGCTGGCCCACGCCTGACGCACGCTGCTCGCATGTTCGCTGGCGTTGCCGGCAAGCATGCCCAGGCAGTCGAGACCTTCGAGGCTGCGGCACGGTTCGCCGTGCTGGTTGCTATTCCTTCTCCGGGCGCATGTCGCGTCCATCCACCTCACCCCCAAGGGACACACCTCCCTTGCGGGCGGAAGTCCCTTGGTTGCCACAAGGAGTCTTCCATGGATACCCAAGCCATCCGCGCACAGATGCCGACGCTGGTTCGCGGCCACGTGCCTTCCAACGTCCGCAGCTTCAAGTTCAACATCTTCGACGGCCAGCCCAAGGTTTCGACGCTGGGCTTCCACGTTGATCCCAAGCCCTTCGAGGGCAAGGTCATCGCCACCACCGACGAGGCCATCGTCGTCAAGACGGGGCGGGCCGAGTTCGCGGTGCTCGACAAGGCCCTCGTCACCGACGTGCCCGACGAAGGCGCCAAGGTGCAGGTCGAACCGTATGCGCGGCGCCGCTTCGACGGCTTGCGCGCGGATACGCCCGAGGAGAGCACTGAGTTCACCGCCGACGGCCAGCCGTACACGGTGAAGCGGCTCATCCTGGGTTCCGCGCCGGCCAAGCTGCCGATCCCCGAGCCGCAGTGCCCCGAGCTGCAGGAGCTGATCCACCAACTGGAGCAGTTGCCCGCGCCCGATGGATTCCGCCGCATCACGCACCTGCTGGTGGATGCCGGCGCGCGGGACTTCACGGTGGTCGATCCGAGCCCCAGCAACATCATCGCCACGCCGCCGGCCATCGGCTTCACCGTCGCTTCGGCGAAGTTCCAGGGGCGCGTCACCGTGCTCTACGAACGCGGCCTCGACACCTACGCGGTGGAGCTGCATCGCGAAGGCGAGCTGGTCGAGCGGGTCGATGAAGTGTTCTTCGACACCTTGGGCCAGGTGCTGGAGCGGCTGATCGACGACGGGAGCTGGCGCCTCATCCGCGTACAGCGCCTGTCCGGTCGCAAGCCCGTCCAGCACTGATCCCCTCACGTCCCCAAGCGGCTTCCCGTCCTCGCGGCGGGAAACCTTCTTCCTTCACCGTTGGAGACCACTTCCATGACTGTTCGATTCAAAGGCACCGAGCTTCGGCCCGTGCTTGCCGAGGCGGCGGCCAACCAGTGCCGCGTCATCCTGGTCAAGGACCAGGGCGTGTATTTCATGGCCGAGCACGGCGAGAGCCGGCCCGATGGGCGGCGCAAGACCATCGCCTACGCCGTGGGCTGCAACCCCGATGTCGATGCGTTCGACGACTGGTGGGAACTGGCGCGCGCCGACTTCGGCGAGTTCTTCGCCCTGCAGGAACGGGTCCTCACCCGTATCCTGCACAGCGAGGACGACCTCGAAGTGTCGGCCACGGTCACGCACCTGTCGATGCAGGCGGTATCCGCTGCACCGGCCGGCCACTGACCGTACTGCTTCCCAGCCCCCTTCACGGGGGCTTCTCTTTATCTCGTGCCGCGGCCCATGGCCGCATCGCACGCGCTCGTCTCCAGTCCGGCTCGGGCCGCTCACGCCGGCATCTGCCGGTGCCACCGCCTGGTGACGCCTGCATGCGAGACCCGTTCAAGATCGAGCAACCGACCTGCATCAGCTTCAGCGGCGGCCGCACCAGCGCGTACATGCTCTGGCGCGTGCTGCAAGCCAACGGCGGCCTGCCCGCAGATGCCGTCGTCTGCTTCGCCAACACCGGAAAAGAAGTGGAAGCCACCTTGCGCTTCGTGCGCGACTGCGCCGAGCACTGGCAAGTGCCGATCCACTGGCTGGAGTACCGGCCCATCGAACCGGGCTTCGTGGTGGTGGACTTCGATACCGCCAGCCGCGCGGGCGAGCCCTTCGAGATGCTGGTCCGCAAGCGGCAGTACCTGCCCAACCCGGTGGCGAGAGGGTGCCACTAATGCGGACAGCCGCCGGTGCCGATTGCCGCTCGCGCGGGCGCGCGCCTGGCGCCACGCTGCCGCCATGTTCCGCTGACGCCCGTCAGCAGCATGCCCAGGCAGTCTCGATCTTCAAGACTGCGACGCGGTTCCGACCGCGTTGATCAACCAGTTCGCTCCGGCATCCCAGCGCGAACAGCCATCGGTTCTCCCGATGGTGATGCCACCCAAGCTGTTCCTTCAACCCACGCGGGGGTTCCACACCTTCCCCGCCTTGGGTCGGGTGTGTCTCCGCCTCATTGTTCTCAGGAGATTCACCATGACCACTTCCACCGACAAGTCCTACTTCGACCTGCACATCACCGGACTCGGGTATCTCAATCGCATCCGCGAAGTGAAGCCCAAGAAAGGCGATGCGTTCCTGGCCTGCGACATCGCGGCGCTCAACGGCCCCAGCGATGACGTGGCCTACGTGCGTTTCGACACGCGCGTCTCGGGCTCCGAAGCGCAGCACCTCGTGCGCCGCTGCATCCAAGCGGTCGATGCCGAGAAGAAAGTGATGATCGGCTTCCGTCTGGGCGACCTGTGGGCCGACACCTTCACCTACTCCAAGGGCAAGCGTGCCGGCGAGCAGGGGGTGAGCTTCAAGGCCCGCCTGCTGTTCGTCAGTTGGATCAAGGTCGACGGCAAGCTCGTCTACAAGGCCGAGCCCAAGCCGACCGATGCCGACCAGCGCGACGAACGCGACGTGCGTAACACGGATGTCCCCGCGACGTTCGCTGAGCCGCAAGCCGCTGCGTTCGAGCCCGCCAGGCCCGCCGCCGAAGCTGCCGACGAAGCCACTGCCGATGCGCCTGCATTGGAAGTTGCCGAGTCGTTCTGATCCGCAAGGCCCCGACTCTGAATTGAGTCCGGGGCCTTGTCTTCTCCCACTCGCGTGCGCATGCGACCGTCGCCATGACGGCCGTGTGCGTGATCGCAGCTTCGTCCGCAGGAGTTCTTCATGATCACCATTCCCGGCCAATTGGCCATCAAGACCATCCACGGCCGTAACGGCGACTTCAACGTCGGGCGCCTTGCGACCTCCATCGGCGAGTTCGTCGTGAAGAACGCCGAACTCGACCAGTACGCCGAAGGCAAGTACGAGGGCGATTTCGCCATCGCGGAGATTCGCCCGTCCACGTACACCGCCAACGGCCGCATGGTCATTGAGATCCGCGCCCTCCTGGGTGGGATGACTTTGTCCAACATCGACGCCCTGAGCCGTGACGACGCCCGCCGGCTGAGTCCGCAGGAAGTCGATCCGATCGACGAGGAAGCGCAGACCGCCACGCCGACGCCGACGACCGCCCCCAAGGCGGCCGGCCGGAAGAAGGCGCGCAGCTCGCGCGACCCGCTGGTCGATACCACGCCGTTCGGCAGCGAGCCGGCTGCTGCGTCTGCCGAGGCTACGGCCCATGCGGACGACGACGGCGACGCGGCGCTGTTCGGCACACTCTGGCCGCTGGGCGATGTCGTCAAGCTCGATGCCACCGTGGATCGGCGCGTGCT includes:
- a CDS encoding DUF3085 domain-containing protein, giving the protein MTVRFKGTELRPVLAEAAANQCRVILVKDQGVYFMAEHGESRPDGRRKTIAYAVGCNPDVDAFDDWWELARADFGEFFALQERVLTRILHSEDDLEVSATVTHLSMQAVSAAPAGH
- a CDS encoding STY4534 family ICE replication protein — its product is MTTSTDKSYFDLHITGLGYLNRIREVKPKKGDAFLACDIAALNGPSDDVAYVRFDTRVSGSEAQHLVRRCIQAVDAEKKVMIGFRLGDLWADTFTYSKGKRAGEQGVSFKARLLFVSWIKVDGKLVYKAEPKPTDADQRDERDVRNTDVPATFAEPQAAAFEPARPAAEAADEATADAPALEVAESF
- a CDS encoding DUF3275 family protein, translated to MITIPGQLAIKTIHGRNGDFNVGRLATSIGEFVVKNAELDQYAEGKYEGDFAIAEIRPSTYTANGRMVIEIRALLGGMTLSNIDALSRDDARRLSPQEVDPIDEEAQTATPTPTTAPKAAGRKKARSSRDPLVDTTPFGSEPAAASAEATAHADDDGDAALFGTLWPLGDVVKLDATVDRRVLRQQRDRLGDLGYEFAPLSQDWHLTRV